One window of the Salvia miltiorrhiza cultivar Shanhuang (shh) chromosome 6, IMPLAD_Smil_shh, whole genome shotgun sequence genome contains the following:
- the LOC130990307 gene encoding peroxisome biogenesis protein 3-2-like, giving the protein MWQFWRRHKRKVYVALGAFGGGYLLYRLYDARRHSLIALQRQLADERESEELIKAQIQSHFQSVQRIADSATLPHVMHFLDIHLAEHLDLTPLTERLIQGKDQANALTKTEKLELWDRLKILSFTKMVSSIWALTMLSLYIRVQVNILGRHLYIDTARGLGSSHLLDEAEMIDKNDEQQFLACADYLSNHGLLSLISGTEAVTSEVLKGKHLKDIFNTSLVHDTIIRILDTLMIRHSPSQWVGYLMPEDGDVYKFVAPSSSGVSDLSHVTKFELLMGETRAVLSSAEFANIVDTSLRAVVNVVLEDLSIHCGENNLISGMPLARLVPRIALMAQQLVTESNRGRYIQMIRNIPEVELFFTLLYSSTPA; this is encoded by the exons ATGTG GCAATTTTGGAGAAGGCATAAGAGAAAAGTGTATGTTGCACTTGGAGCTTTTGGGGGCGGGTATCTACTGTACAGGCTCTATGATGCTCGGAGGCATAGTCTTATTGCTCTTCAGAGGCAGCTTGCTGATGAGAGGGAAAGTGAGGAACTCATTAAAGCCCA AATACAATCACATTTTCAGAGCGTCCAGAGAATAGCTGATTCAGCAACGCTGCCTCATGTGATGCATTTCTTAGATATTCATTTGGCCGAGCACTTGGACCTTACGCCTCTGACAGAGAGATTAATTCAAGGAAAGGACCAAGCAAATGCTCTAACCAAGACAGAGAAGCTTGAACTATGGGACAGACTTAAAATATTGA GTTTTACAAAAATGGTATCATCTATTTGGGCGTTGACTATGCTGAGCCTCTATATCAGGGTGCAAGTCAATATCTTAGGGAGACATCTATATATTGACACAGCAAGAGGTCTTGGAAGTTCTCATCTGCTT GATGAAGCTGAAATGATTGACAAAAATGATGAACAACAGTTTTTGGCCTGTGCTGATTATCTTTCTAACCACGGTCTGCTTTCTTTGATATCTGGTACAGAGGCTGTGACATCAGAAGTACTCAAGGG AAAGCACCTGAAAGATATCTTCAATACTTCATTAGTTCATGATACTATTATACGCATATTGGATACTTTAATGATTAGGCATAGCCCCAGTCAGTGGGTGGGTTATCTGATGCCTGAAGAtggtgatgtttacaaatttgTTGCGCCATCCAGCAGCGGTGTGTCAGATCTCTCACATGTTACAAAATTTGAGTTGCTCATGGGAGAAACACGTGCAGTATTGTCAAG TGCTGAGTTCGCCAATATTGTTGACACATCTCTAAGAGCAGTGGTGAATGTTGTGTTGGAAGATCTAAGCATCCATTGCGGAGAAAACAATTTGATATCTGGGATGCCACTCGCCAGACTTGTTCCGAGAATAGCTCTTATGGCTCAACAGCTTGTTACCGAATCCAACAGAGGTAGGTACATCCAAATGATTCGGAACATACCCGAAGTTGAACTATTCTTCACCCTTTTATACTCGAGCACACCCGCATAG